The genome window CCCGGATGTCAGTTTGGTATAAAAGCTCTTCCCGTATCCGAATGAAATTGCCCAATCCATCGACAAATACCATAATTGGCTCAAACAAAGACTTGTCAATGTGACTGAGTGCCGTGCGGCCACCCGCAAATGCAACCTCCCGTTCTCGCGCGGGTCCCCCGAAGAAAATTCCTACTTTCATTTTTTAGTATCTATTGACACGGATCTGATCCATGTTACCCAGCGCAAAGAACGCAAGGAGCACAGACAAAACAAACAAAAAACCGCCTACCTGGTGGCAGACGGTTCTATATTCGATAAATGTATAAGCTATCCTGTAGAATTACTAGAAAGCAGGCGTGATGTTGACCGCTTCAACCCCGGTAACTTCGGGTACCGACCGCCGGATCGACTCTTCCAGCCCCGCCTTGAAGGTCATGGCTGACATGGGGCAGGAACCGCACGCACCCAGTAATTCCAGTCGTACTACTTTATCTTCCGTTATTTCCAATACCTTCACATTACCACCATCCGCTTCCAGATACGGACGGATGCTGTTTAGTGCGGTATCGACTTTTTCTTTAAGCAACTCGTAATCAAAAACTGTCTCCATTGGATATCTTTTGCAGATTGGGATTGCTGGTTCGTAAATATACAAAAATTTACCGTGTAATTTCCACTACTTTCGTCTTATCTCGCGTGGCATTGCGCACCGAAACCGATTGCGCCAACGATTCGGCAGCCTCCCGGAAGGCGTCTGCCGAAACGGGTTCGTTGTCAAGAATGGCCGGTTTTCCTTCATCCCCTGCTTCGCGAATGCTTTGCACCAACGGAATCTGACCCAGCAGAGGGACGTTAAATTTATCAGCCAGCAACTGGCCACCGCCTTTCCCAAAAATGTGGTATTTATGGGTTGGTAGTTCAGCCGGTGTAAAATAGGCCATGTTTTCAATCACGCCTAGTATAGGCACATTGATTTGCGGCTGGCGGAACATCGCTAATCCTTTGATAGCGTCGGCCAGAGCTACTTTCTGCGGCGTTGTTACGATAACAGCGCCCGTCACCGGAACAGTTTGTACCAAAGACAGGTGAATATCGCTCGTACCCGGCGGTAAATCAATCAACAGATAATCCAGTTCTTCCCAGTTCGTATCCGCGAAGAATTGTTGCAAGGCTTTGGCAGCCATTGGGCCCCGCCAGACGGTTGCACTTTCGGGAGGCGTCAGAAAACCGATCGACATTAGCTTGATACCAAACTGGCGAATGGGCTGCAACATATTCCGCCCGTCGATTTGCACCACCTGCGGCTGAATCATCTCAGCCCCAAACATCAGGGGCATGGATGGCCCAAAAATATCGGCGTCGATAATGCCTACTTTAGCACCCGACTTGTGCAGGGCA of Tellurirhabdus bombi contains these proteins:
- a CDS encoding NifU family protein — its product is METVFDYELLKEKVDTALNSIRPYLEADGGNVKVLEITEDKVVRLELLGACGSCPMSAMTFKAGLEESIRRSVPEVTGVEAVNITPAF
- a CDS encoding Mrp/NBP35 family ATP-binding protein → MSTYRLTPEAVLNALRHVEEPDLKQDLVTLGMVKDIELGVGQVRFTVVLTTPACPLKELIRQRCENAIHTHIGEDIEVVVNLTANVTSTRSNTPLLPNVKNIIAIASGKGGVGKSTVTANLAVALHKSGAKVGIIDADIFGPSMPLMFGAEMIQPQVVQIDGRNMLQPIRQFGIKLMSIGFLTPPESATVWRGPMAAKALQQFFADTNWEELDYLLIDLPPGTSDIHLSLVQTVPVTGAVIVTTPQKVALADAIKGLAMFRQPQINVPILGVIENMAYFTPAELPTHKYHIFGKGGGQLLADKFNVPLLGQIPLVQSIREAGDEGKPAILDNEPVSADAFREAAESLAQSVSVRNATRDKTKVVEITR